One Synechococcales cyanobacterium T60_A2020_003 genomic window carries:
- a CDS encoding FAD-binding oxidoreductase: MASCSPSLSFWIESTTTPPFPSLVRETFDGVSVDVAVIGAGIAGLTTAYQLKQAGKTVAVIQGRS; encoded by the coding sequence ATGGCTAGTTGTTCCCCTTCCTTATCTTTCTGGATTGAATCTACAACGACACCCCCCTTCCCCTCGCTTGTCCGAGAAACATTTGACGGTGTTTCCGTGGATGTCGCGGTTATTGGTGCAGGCATTGCTGGCCTTACAACGGCCTATCAGCTCAAGCAGGCAGGTAAAACCGTTGCCGTCATTCAAGGCCGAAGTTGA